A single window of Flavobacterium aestivum DNA harbors:
- a CDS encoding tyrosine-type recombinase/integrase — MATNKDAFRDYLQLEKKYSSHTINAYLNDIAYFESFNKEFFQQESIDKVSYSQIRSWIVSLVDDSVSNVTVNRKIASLKAFYKFLLKTKQIEVSPLLKHKALKVPKKLQIPFSEKELVDVLDWVGELSGFQEVRDRLIIDLFYTTGMRRTELIHLKCADVNLYNNTIKVLGKRNKERVLPVLPVVVKQLLLYNKERINLECIVDQEYLFLTKKGLKLSDSFVYRLINSYFSTVSEKVKKSPHILRHTFATHLLNNGADLNSVKELLGHSSLASTQIYTHSSLLELKKVYQDAHPRNKK, encoded by the coding sequence ATGGCTACAAATAAAGATGCATTTAGAGATTATCTGCAATTAGAAAAAAAATATTCTTCACATACTATAAATGCTTATTTAAATGACATCGCTTACTTCGAGTCGTTTAATAAGGAGTTTTTTCAGCAAGAAAGCATAGATAAGGTAAGTTATAGTCAAATTAGAAGTTGGATCGTTTCACTTGTTGATGATTCAGTTTCTAATGTCACGGTAAATAGAAAAATTGCTTCCCTAAAAGCGTTTTATAAATTTCTATTGAAAACAAAACAAATTGAAGTTAGTCCGTTGTTAAAGCATAAAGCTTTAAAAGTTCCAAAAAAACTGCAAATCCCTTTTTCGGAAAAAGAATTGGTCGATGTTTTAGATTGGGTAGGTGAGTTGAGCGGCTTTCAGGAAGTGAGGGATAGGCTTATTATTGATTTGTTTTATACTACAGGCATGCGTAGAACGGAGCTGATACATCTGAAATGTGCAGATGTGAATTTGTATAATAATACAATTAAGGTGCTTGGAAAGAGAAATAAAGAGAGGGTACTTCCTGTTTTGCCTGTTGTTGTAAAACAGTTATTGTTGTACAATAAGGAAAGAATTAATTTGGAATGTATCGTTGATCAGGAATATTTATTTCTCACAAAAAAAGGGTTAAAATTAAGTGATTCTTTTGTGTATCGATTAATAAATTCATACTTTAGTACTGTCTCAGAAAAGGTGAAAAAAAGCCCGCATATTTTAAGACATACATTCGCAACTCACTTATTAAATAACGGAGCTGATCTAAATTCAGTGAAAGAATTGTTAGGACACTCAAGTTTAGCGTCCACTCAAATATATACACATAGTAGTTTGTTAGAACTTAAAAAAGTGTATCAGGATGCGCATCCTAGAAATAAAAAATGA
- the hpf gene encoding ribosome hibernation-promoting factor, HPF/YfiA family has protein sequence MKVNVHAVNFTVDKKLVDFVQDRMDRLEKYYDRVVSSDVFLKVEKTSDKENKIVEMKINVPGDDFLVKKQCKTFEEATDQAAESIERLLVKRKEKLRTHI, from the coding sequence ATGAAGGTAAATGTTCATGCAGTTAACTTTACTGTTGATAAAAAGCTAGTAGATTTCGTTCAAGATAGAATGGATAGATTGGAGAAATATTATGATAGAGTAGTGTCTTCGGATGTTTTTTTAAAAGTTGAAAAGACAAGTGATAAGGAAAATAAAATAGTTGAAATGAAGATTAATGTTCCTGGAGATGATTTTTTGGTAAAAAAGCAGTGTAAAACCTTTGAAGAGGCTACAGATCAGGCAGCGGAATCTATAGAAAGATTGCTGGTAAAACGTAAAGAAAAGTTAAGAACACATATTTAA
- the tuf gene encoding elongation factor Tu encodes MAKETFNRSKPHLNIGTIGHVDHGKTTLTAAITKVLSDAGYCQAKSFDQIDNAPEEKERGITINTSHVEYETANRHYAHVDCPGHADYVKNMVTGAAQMDGAILVVAATDGPMPQTREHILLGRQVGIPRMVVFMNKVDMVDDAELLELVEMEIRDLLSFYEYDGDNCPVIQGSALGGLNNDAAWVPKILELMEAVDNWIEEPVRDTDKPFLMPVEDVFTITGRGTVATGRIETGIANTGDAVEIIGMGAEKLTSTITGVEMFRKILDRGEAGDNVGLLLRGIDKESIKRGMVIIKPGSVKPHATFKAEVYILKKEEGGRHTPFHNNYRPQFYVRTTDVTGVITLPEGVEMVMPGDNLTINVTLLSPIAMSVGLRFAIREGGRTVGAGQVTEIVD; translated from the coding sequence ATGGCAAAAGAAACCTTTAACCGTTCGAAACCACACTTAAATATTGGTACGATCGGACACGTAGATCACGGTAAAACTACTTTAACAGCAGCAATCACAAAAGTGTTATCTGATGCTGGTTACTGTCAAGCAAAATCATTTGATCAAATTGATAATGCTCCTGAAGAAAAAGAAAGAGGTATTACAATTAATACATCACACGTTGAGTACGAAACTGCTAACCGTCACTACGCACACGTTGACTGTCCAGGTCACGCGGATTACGTAAAAAACATGGTTACTGGTGCTGCTCAAATGGATGGAGCTATCCTTGTTGTAGCTGCAACTGACGGACCAATGCCACAAACACGTGAGCACATCCTTTTAGGTCGTCAAGTAGGTATCCCTAGAATGGTAGTATTCATGAACAAAGTGGATATGGTTGATGATGCTGAGTTATTAGAGTTAGTTGAAATGGAAATCAGAGACTTATTGTCTTTCTACGAATATGATGGAGACAATTGTCCAGTTATTCAAGGTTCTGCTTTAGGAGGATTGAATAATGACGCTGCTTGGGTACCAAAAATTCTTGAATTGATGGAAGCAGTTGATAACTGGATTGAAGAGCCAGTACGTGATACTGATAAGCCATTCTTGATGCCAGTTGAAGACGTATTTACAATTACAGGTCGTGGAACTGTTGCTACAGGTCGTATCGAAACTGGTATTGCTAATACAGGAGATGCTGTTGAAATCATTGGTATGGGAGCTGAAAAATTAACTTCTACTATTACAGGAGTTGAGATGTTCCGTAAAATCCTTGATAGAGGTGAAGCTGGAGATAACGTAGGTTTGTTATTAAGAGGTATTGATAAAGAATCTATCAAAAGAGGAATGGTTATCATTAAGCCAGGATCTGTTAAACCACACGCTACTTTCAAAGCTGAGGTGTATATCTTGAAAAAAGAAGAAGGTGGACGTCACACTCCATTCCACAATAACTACCGTCCACAGTTCTACGTACGTACAACTGACGTAACAGGAGTTATTACTTTACCAGAAGGAGTAGAGATGGTAATGCCAGGTGATAACTTAACTATCAATGTTACTTTGTTAAGCCCAATCGCAATGAGCGTTGGTTTACGTTTTGCAATCCGTGAGGGTGGTAGAACTGTAGGTGCAGGACAAGTAACTGAAATTGTAGACTAA
- the secE gene encoding preprotein translocase subunit SecE — protein sequence MTKVVNYISESFEELKSNVTWPAWAEVQRLTIVVAVFSVVFALATWGVDEVFAKTLAVFFNWIKA from the coding sequence ATGACAAAAGTTGTTAATTACATATCGGAATCATTTGAAGAATTAAAATCAAATGTAACTTGGCCAGCTTGGGCTGAAGTACAACGTCTTACGATTGTTGTTGCTGTTTTTTCAGTGGTATTCGCTTTAGCAACATGGGGAGTAGATGAAGTTTTTGCAAAAACATTAGCTGTGTTTTTTAACTGGATAAAAGCATAA
- the nusG gene encoding transcription termination/antitermination protein NusG produces the protein MADNNIKKWYVVRAVSGQENKVKAYIETEITRLGMEDYVSQVLVPTEKVVTVKDGKKSSKDKVYFPGYVMIEANLVGEIPHIIKSITSVIGFLGETKGGEPVPLRMSEVNRMLGKVDELAVNTDTRSIPFNVGETIKVVDGPFNGFNGTVEKINEEKRKLEVMVKIFGRKTPLELSFMQVEKV, from the coding sequence ATGGCAGATAATAATATAAAGAAATGGTATGTCGTTCGTGCGGTAAGCGGACAAGAAAATAAAGTGAAAGCTTATATAGAAACAGAAATTACTCGTCTTGGGATGGAGGATTATGTTTCTCAGGTTCTTGTGCCTACTGAAAAAGTAGTTACTGTAAAAGACGGGAAAAAATCATCTAAGGATAAAGTTTATTTTCCTGGTTATGTCATGATTGAGGCAAATCTAGTTGGAGAAATACCTCATATTATTAAGTCTATAACAAGCGTTATTGGTTTTTTAGGTGAAACAAAAGGTGGAGAGCCTGTGCCACTTAGAATGTCAGAAGTAAATAGGATGTTAGGTAAAGTAGATGAGTTAGCTGTAAATACAGATACTCGTTCTATTCCTTTCAACGTTGGAGAAACAATTAAGGTTGTTGATGGTCCATTTAATGGATTTAATGGTACCGTTGAAAAAATAAATGAAGAAAAGCGTAAGCTTGAAGTAATGGTTAAGATTTTCGGAAGAAAAACTCCATTAGAGTTGAGTTTTATGCAAGTTGAAAAAGTATAA
- the rplK gene encoding 50S ribosomal protein L11, with protein sequence MAKEISKVVKLQVKGGAANPSPPVGPALGAAGVNIMEFCKQFNARTQDKPGKICPVQITVYKDKSFDFVVKTPPAAVQLLEAAKLKSGSGEPNRKKVASVTWDVIKAIAEDKMVDLNAFTIESAMSMIAGTARSMGITVSGDSPF encoded by the coding sequence ATGGCTAAAGAAATTAGTAAGGTAGTTAAACTACAAGTTAAGGGAGGTGCTGCGAACCCGTCGCCACCGGTTGGACCTGCTTTAGGAGCTGCTGGGGTAAACATCATGGAGTTCTGTAAGCAATTTAATGCTAGAACTCAGGATAAACCTGGCAAAATTTGTCCAGTGCAAATCACTGTGTACAAAGACAAATCATTTGATTTTGTTGTTAAGACTCCTCCAGCGGCTGTCCAGTTATTGGAAGCTGCAAAGCTAAAGTCAGGATCTGGTGAACCAAATCGTAAAAAAGTAGCTAGCGTTACTTGGGATGTTATCAAGGCAATTGCTGAAGATAAAATGGTAGATTTAAATGCATTCACAATCGAATCTGCTATGAGCATGATTGCTGGAACAGCTAGATCTATGGGTATAACTGTATCAGGAGATTCTCCTTTTTAA
- the rplA gene encoding 50S ribosomal protein L1, whose translation MAKLTKKQKEAASKIEKNKLYSLKDAAALIKVVASAKFDESVDIAVRLGVDPRKANQMVRGVVTLPHGTGKDVKVLALVTPDKEAEAKEAGADYVGLDDYLQKIKDGWTDVDVIITMPAVMGKLGPLGRILGPRGLMPNPKTGTVTMDVAKAVAEVKAGKIDFKVDKTGIVHAGIGKVSFGAEQIVDNAHEIIQTLIKLKPTAAKGTYIKGIHLTSTMSPAIALDPKAV comes from the coding sequence ATGGCAAAATTGACAAAAAAGCAAAAAGAGGCTGCTTCAAAAATTGAAAAGAACAAATTATATTCTTTAAAAGATGCTGCTGCATTGATTAAAGTTGTTGCTTCTGCAAAATTTGATGAGTCTGTTGATATCGCAGTTCGTTTGGGTGTTGATCCAAGAAAAGCGAATCAAATGGTGAGAGGTGTAGTAACATTACCTCACGGAACAGGTAAAGATGTTAAAGTATTGGCATTGGTTACTCCAGATAAAGAAGCGGAAGCTAAAGAAGCTGGTGCAGACTATGTTGGTCTTGATGATTACCTTCAAAAAATTAAAGACGGTTGGACTGATGTTGATGTTATCATCACTATGCCAGCTGTTATGGGTAAATTAGGTCCATTAGGTCGTATTTTAGGACCTAGAGGTTTAATGCCAAACCCAAAAACAGGAACTGTAACTATGGATGTTGCAAAAGCTGTTGCTGAGGTAAAAGCTGGTAAAATTGACTTTAAAGTTGATAAAACTGGTATCGTACATGCAGGAATTGGTAAAGTTTCTTTTGGAGCTGAGCAAATTGTTGACAATGCACACGAAATTATTCAAACATTAATCAAACTTAAACCAACTGCTGCTAAAGGTACATACATTAAAGGTATTCACCTTACAAGCACAATGAGTCCAGCTATTGCTTTGGATCCTAAAGCAGTATAA
- the rplJ gene encoding 50S ribosomal protein L10, with protein sequence MTREEKSIAIEDLTAQLAGTNIVYVSDISGLDAETTSNLRRACFKAGIKLEVVKNTLLAKAMEASDNDYGDLPSVLTGNSAIFIADIANAPGKIIKDFRKKAAKPILKGAYINSEIYIGDDQLDTLATIKSKEELIGEIIGLLQSPAQRVISALQNQFAGSEEAEA encoded by the coding sequence ATGACTAGAGAAGAAAAATCAATCGCGATTGAAGATTTAACTGCACAGTTAGCTGGTACAAACATTGTTTATGTATCTGATATTTCTGGGTTAGACGCAGAAACAACTTCAAACTTGAGAAGAGCTTGTTTTAAAGCAGGTATTAAATTAGAGGTAGTAAAAAATACTTTGCTTGCAAAAGCAATGGAAGCTTCAGATAATGATTATGGAGATTTACCTTCTGTATTGACAGGTAACAGTGCTATATTCATTGCTGATATCGCAAATGCTCCTGGAAAAATCATTAAAGATTTCAGAAAAAAAGCAGCAAAACCTATTTTGAAAGGTGCTTATATTAATTCTGAGATTTATATTGGAGATGATCAATTAGATACATTGGCAACAATTAAATCTAAAGAAGAGCTTATCGGTGAAATCATTGGATTGTTACAATCACCAGCTCAAAGAGTTATTTCTGCTTTACAAAACCAATTCGCAGGTAGCGAGGAGGCTGAAGCTTAA
- the rplL gene encoding 50S ribosomal protein L7/L12 translates to MADLKQFAEQLVNLTVKEVNELATILKDEYGIEPAAAAVVVAAGGGEGSQEEAQTEFTVVLKDAGASKLAVVKLVKELTGLGLKEAKDVVDSAPSNVKEGVTKEEAEGLKKSLEEAGAVVELK, encoded by the coding sequence ATGGCAGATTTGAAACAATTCGCAGAGCAATTAGTTAACCTTACAGTAAAAGAAGTTAACGAATTAGCAACAATATTAAAAGATGAGTACGGTATCGAACCAGCTGCTGCAGCTGTAGTAGTTGCTGCTGGTGGTGGTGAAGGTTCTCAAGAAGAAGCTCAAACAGAATTTACAGTTGTATTGAAAGATGCAGGAGCTTCTAAATTAGCTGTAGTAAAATTAGTTAAAGAACTTACAGGTTTAGGTTTGAAAGAAGCTAAAGATGTAGTTGATAGCGCTCCAAGTAACGTTAAAGAAGGTGTAACTAAAGAAGAGGCTGAAGGTCTTAAAAAATCTTTAGAAGAAGCTGGAGCTGTTGTTGAGTTAAAATAA